A genomic segment from Lutzomyia longipalpis isolate SR_M1_2022 chromosome 3, ASM2433408v1 encodes:
- the LOC129794076 gene encoding uncharacterized protein LOC129794076 isoform X2, translating into MSSSVSSNNGRKVRFTLPGQEFVFDPPKIVSPRNKVIHGTRQYINGTLQSTKFGTVPEPANPKRELQPLPPREPLPEPKPVQKTKLRIELPPQASTKPDSVRHKLIVGLDSLKIDPGVGKKTDPIAERLTKLSIVTPKFVAKEPVRQSREFPDIHHKFTSLETLTPVRVGGIQVRDHLKDTARDTGGTAKIPGSEDLQRFPRRQVNSAVRSVKITQKVSRQSVIASHQVSPLKNRQGKGAPNKSFQIIDTRFPGYNLQSTNFNSNTDNLKNRPSLPTVEVTGISPRQTDCEELNGGNLGVNVECNRKLLRVPELSDISENIYDSSVAGSGLKSGNEPSLSHRENVAQFWDFVQRWRGIRLKKFSNLNRQSSAVSVQRSVKTVEKRAQVTSRLRTLRMNLEQVPMVSTLLRAARDANELLLKEALRDILINGVTKEDLNSTDKSGRTAISYICSTNLTHFLDIFLQLPGIDINKPDNEGNTPLHFAAQAGQVDVVNMLLSRSRSIVVDAKNNLGFTPLMKAALQGRTKCAKLLLFAGASPVETDSGRGMRPEQWAKFCGRYSCAEMIEKCARSRLLEKTSSCKWSNDSLALDKPAVSRSRTNPSQQQSGGIRSKFRKVFPFTLSFRDKQFKEDPSAGTEIVQYLSAAALCASGPVVLPANGNSKIIKSIIRPLEVPKDFLWLFVAG; encoded by the exons ATGAGCAGTTCTGTGTCATCGAATAACGGAAGAAAAGTGCGTTTTACCCTTCCTGGTCAGGAATTTGTATTTGATCCACCAAAAATTGTTTCACCACGTAACAAAGTCATCCACGGCACGCGGCAGTACATCAACGGTACACTTCAGTCCACGAAATTTGGCACTGTGCCCGAACCTGCGAATCCCAAGAGGGAACTACAGCCACTTCCACCACGAGAACCTCTGCCAGAACCAAAACCCGTCCAGAAGACTAAGCTGCGAATTGAATTACCCCCACAAGCATCGACAAAACCCGATTCAGTGAGGCATAAGCTAATTGTGGGACTCGATAGTCTCAAGATTGATCCTGGAGTTGGCAAGAAAACAGACCCCATTGCTGAGAGATTGACCAAATTAAGTATTGTTACGCCAAAATTCGTTGCAAAGGAACCCGTGAGGCAGTCGAGAGAATTTCCAGATATTCATCATAAATTCACAAGCTTAGAGACACTCACACCCGTTCGTGTGGGTGGAATTCAAGTGCGTGATCATCTAAAGGACACCGCAAGGGATACAGGGGGAACTGCAAAAATTCCCGGAAGTGAGGATTTACAGAGATTCCCCCGGAGGCAGGTGAATTCTGCCGTGAGATCTGtgaaaatcacacaaaaagtCTCGAGGCAGAGTGTTATAGCTTCCCATCAGGTATCACCGTTGAAGAATAGACAGGGCAAGGGTGCCCCTAATAAATCTTTCCAAATCATCGATACACGATTCCCGGGATATAATTTACAATCaacaaatttcaattcaaatacGGACAATTTGAAAAATCGCCCAAGTCTACCCACTGTGGAGGTCACGGGGATTTCGCCACGGCAGACGGATTGTGAGGAATTGAATGGAGGGAATTTGGGTGTGAATGTGGAGTGCAACAGGAAATTACTGCGTGTACCTGAATTGAGTGATATATCGGAAAATATCTACGATTCATCTGTGGCGGGAAGTGGTTTGAAGAGTGGGAATGAACCATCTCTGAGCCACCGTGAGAACGTGGCTCAATTCTGGGATTTTGTGCAGAGATGGCGGGGTATACgactgaagaaattttccaatttaaatcGCCAGTCGTCGGCAGTTTCTGTTCAGCGCTCAGTTAAAACGGTCGAAAAGAG AGCTCAAGTGACGTCACGTCTGAGAACACTTAGGATGAATTTGGAGCAAGTGCCAATGGTTAGCACACTCCTCAGAGCGGCCAGAGATGCTAATGAGCTCCTACTAAAGGAGGCTCTCCGGGATATTCTGATAAATGGCGTCACCAAGGAGGATCTCAATTCAACTGATAAGAGTGGCAGG ACAGCCATCTCCTACATATGCTCAACAAATTTGACAcattttttggatattttccttcaattgcCTGGAATTGATATCAATAAGCCCGACAATGAAGGGAATACTCCACTACATTTTGCAGCACAAGCTG GTCAAGTCGACGTGGTGAACATGCTGTTGTCAAGAAGTCGCAGTATTGTTGTGGATGCAAAGAACAACTTGGGTTTCACACCACTCATGAAGGCTGCCCTTCAGGGTCGTACAAAATGTGCAAAGCTCCTGCTCTTTGCTG GAGCTTCACCTGTTGAAACGGATTCCGGACGGGGTATGCGACCGGAGCAATGGGCAAAATTCTGCGGGAGGTACTCGTGCGCAGAGATGATTGAGAAGTGCGCCAGATCGCGTCTGCTGGAAAAGACAAGCTCCTGTAAGTGGTCAAATGACTCACTAGCTTTGGACAAACCTGCCGTCTCCCGAAGTAGAACAAATCCCAGTCAGCAACAAAGTGGTG GAATTCGTTCAAAGTTCCGCAAAGTCTTTCCATTTACCCTCTCATTTCGTGATAAGCAGTTCAAGGAAGATCCGAGTGCGGGAACGGAGATTGTGCAGTATCTCTCAGCGGCAGCTCTCTGTGCCAGTGGTCCAGTTGTTCTTCCGGCAAATGGTAATTCAAAGATCATCAAAAGCATCATAAGACCACTAGAAGTGCCAAa GGATTTTCTTTGGCTATTTGTTGCCGGATAG
- the LOC129794113 gene encoding dnaJ homolog subfamily C member 22 — protein sequence MAPMQNGVKNTSKKSQTSEKLTESTPMLPYALDDQPKQKSVVVAYILWLFGGLFGAHHLYLHRDRQAFVMWCTLGGYFGIGWICEIFKIPEYVRDTNEHPEFLAKFFENMQKHKKPPFSTSRFMGAVVLAYLFTQAAKLAIPQEIFWGIDFSLLHWALPFFASLGVWTVGNIGREKGPLIHCLLAAYALYPIRYWIYDEDVWILLMNVASASAFDFWSKEWRRTRPKRHGLCKRGFYLSIAICLYSSLWVSYLYFNGKIQDSEGDEVPVHEAIRNFLTSPWWTDLKQTVADTWQFAKHNGWKETWRQIIDQMDADGEQNAYKVLGVSPTASQSEITSVYRKLSREYHPDKAKDEEQRKVVQQKFMEIQQAYEVLSKIKNNRRRRNKKFNEEL from the exons ATGGCCCCAATGCAGAATGGTGTGAAGAACACATCAAAGAAATCCCAAACGTCGGAAAAG CTCACCGAATCGACGCCGATGTTGCCCTATGCTCTGGATGATCAACCTAAGCAAAAGTCTGTGGTTGTTGCCTAtattttgtggctttttggGGGACTTTTCGGGGCCCATCACCTGTACCTGCATCGCGATCGACAAGCTTTCGTGATGTGGTGCACCCTGGGTGGCTATTTTGGCATTGGATGGATTTGTGAAATCTTCAAAATCCCCGAATATGTGCGAGATACGAATGAGCATCCggaatttttggcaaaattctttgagaataTGCAAAAACATAAGAAGCCCCCCTTTAGTACATCTCGCTTCATGGGGGCCGTCGTTTTGGCGTATCTCTTCACGCAg GCAGCAAAACTTGCAATTCCTCAAGAAATTTTCTGGGGCATTGACTTCAGCTTGCTGCATTGGGCACTGCCCTTTTTCGCTTCACTGGGAGTGTGGACAGTTGGGAACATTGGTCGTGAAAAGGGGCCCCTCATTCACTGCCTTCTAGCTGCCTATGCCCTCTACCCGATACGGTATTGGATTTACGACGAAGACGTTTGGATACTCCTAATGAATGTAGCCTCAGCATCGGCATTTGATTTCTGGTCCAAAGAATGGAGACGCACACGTCCCAAGCGACATGGTCTGTGCAAACGAGGATTTTACCTCTCCATTGCAATCTGCCTCTACTCCTCTCTCTGGGTATCCTACCTGTActtcaatggaaaaattcaagataGCGAAGGTGACGAAGTTCCCGTTCACGAGGCCATTCGTAACTTCCTCACCTCACCGTGGTGGACAGATCTGAAGCAAACTGTTGCGGATACGTGGCAATTTGCAAAGCATAACGGTTGGAAAGAGACATGGCGACAAATAATTGATCAGATGGACGCAGATGGGGAGCAAAATGCCTACAAGGTGCTAGGAGTTAGCCCCACGGCGTCTCAAAGTGAAATTACATCCGTCTACCGGAAGCTCTCGCGAGAGTATCATCCGGACAAGGCAAAAGATGAGGAACAGCGAAAGGTGGTCCAGCAGAAATTCATGGAGATCCAGCAAGCTTACGAAGTTTTGAGCAAAATCAAGAATAACCGTCGAAGGAGAAACAAGAAGTTCAATGAAGAGTTGTAA
- the LOC129794161 gene encoding ras-related protein Rab-8A produces MALDFATTYKILVLGDSNVGKTCIVHRYCDERYYDTYISTIGIDFKQKLINLDGVPVKLQIWDTAGQERFRTLTTAYYRGAMGILLMYDVTNLESFNNLAYWLRNIHENASPDVVTVLAGNKCECPPAQRMVEKGRGEKIAENFDIPFFEVSCKQNVNIEESFITLARRIRDQRDRRGENFDQDDKQQDSGSANGLSNSFMLGGKSSENSRCAC; encoded by the exons ATGGCCCTGGATTTTGCTACAACATACAAAATCCTCGTCCTGGGTGACTCCAATGTCGGCAAGACTTGCATCGTACACAGATACTGCGATGAGAGATACTACGACACCTACATCTCCACAATTG GAATAGATTTCAAGCAGAAACTCATAAATCTCGACGGTGTGCCGGTGAAGCTTCAAATTTGGGATACAGCGGGCCAGGAGAGATTTCGTACGCTCACAACGGCCTACTACAGAGGTGCCATGGGGATCCTGCTCATGTACGACGTGACCAATTTGGAGTCCTTCAACAATTTGGCCTATTGGCTGAGAAATATCCACGAG AATGCTTCGCCAGATGTGGTTACCGTGCTGGCGGGAAACAAGTGTGAATGTCCACCCGCACAACGCATGGTTGAGAAGGGCCGTGGAGAGAAG aTTGCTGAAAACTTCGACATTCCCTTCTTCGAAGTTTCCTGCAAACAGAATGTCAACATCGAAGAATCCTTCATTACACTTGCCAGAAGAATTCGTGATCAGAGGGATCGCCGG GGCGAGAACTTCGATCAGGATGACAAGCAACAAGACTCAGGGTCCGCAAATGGGCTCAGCAATTCCTTCATGTTAGGGGGTAAAAGCTCTGAGAATAGTCGCTGCGCGTGTTAA
- the LOC129794097 gene encoding protein Lilipod isoform X1 — protein sequence MHLREEIMDEDETAEDHVNFHNTVREHTIFLLLFMLLYLGSYALIGRFRRRDREDLFSSDDDELTVYRISLWMCTFSLAIAIGAALLLPLSIASNEVLTLYPNSYYVKWLNSSLIQGLWNHVFLFSNLSLFVLLPFSYLFAESAGFLGHHKGIISRAYETFTVFSLLAFVVLGLTYVISALIDPEKSSLQTLLNLGSYHLPFLYSCVSFLGVLLLLVCTPLGFVRLFGVVGQVLVKPHLLRDVNDEYHAFNFEEASVRRKLATTSSSYADAAPYDPLKVHSNAEGLYQRRINGSSTNGQQLHDEVVLNERLREIESDQRELDKLRSSSAFQRNFVYPIAMILLLFLTGITVLLVCTNTLELLIGIKALPLSTRQFTLGISSLSKLGPLGAALEVCIIFYLGATSSVGFYTMPFMRHVRPRRRRTSLSQLIVNCAIVLILSSALPLLSRILGISNFDLLGDFGEIEWLGNFQIVFLYNLVFGTATTLCIVNKFTATVRRELCARLVENYLLVINYISVIN from the exons ATGCATCTCCGGGAAGAAATAATGGATGAGGATGAAACAGCTGAAGATCATGTTAATTTCCACAACACAGTTCGAGAACATACG ATTTTCCTCTTGCTCTTCATGCTGCTCTATTTGGGCTCGTATGCACTCATTGGGCGCTTCAGGAGACGCGACAGAGAAGACTTGTTCTCGTCAGATGACGATGAACTCACAGTTTATCGCATAag tctGTGGATGTGTACATTTTCACTGGCAATCGCCATTGGAGCTGCCCTCCTTCTACCACTATCAATTGCAAGCAATGAAGTGCTAACACTTTATCCAAATAGCTACTATGTAAAGTGGCTCAATAGTTCCCTTATTCAGGGGCTGTGGAATCATGTGTTCCTCTTCTCAAATCTCTCACTTTTCGTCTTGCTGCCATTCTCATATTTATTTGCCGAATCTGCGGGCTTTCTGGGTCACCATAAAGGCATAATTTCACGTGCTTACGAGACATTCACCGTTTTCTCGCTACTCGCGTTTGTTGTGCTGGGGCTCACCTACGTCATATCGGCGCTCATCGATCCAGAAAAGAGTAGCCTACAGACACTTCTCA aTTTAGGAAGCTATCATTTGCCATTTCTGTATTCATGCGTGTCATTCTTGGGTGTTTTACTTCTTCttg TATGCACCCCATTGGGATTTGTACGACTATTTGGGGTCGTAGGGCAGGTTCTGGTGAAGCCCCATCTCCTGCGTGACGTGAATGATGAGTATCATGCGTTTAATTTCGAAGAGGCCAGCGTACGGCGAAAGCTCGCAACGACGAGCAGCAGCTACGCAGATGCCGCACCCTATGACCCACTGAAGGTACACTCAAATGCCGAAGGGCTGTACCAGAGACGGATCAATGGGAGCAGCACGAATGGGCAGCAACTCCACGATGAGGTGGTGCTCAATGAAAGACTGAGAGAGATTGAGTCTGATCAGCGAGAGCTGGACAAATTGCGATCATCGTCGGCATTCCAGAGGAACTTTGTCTACCCCATTGCCATGATATTGCTCCTCTTTCTCACGGGCATCACGGTATTGTTGGTGTGTACGAATACCCTTGAGCTCCTAATTGGGATTAAAGCCCTACCCCTGAGTACGCGTCAATTCACCCTCGGCATTTCATCGCTGTCGAAACTTGGACCACTTGGGGCTGCTCTGGAGGTCTGCATCATCTTCTACTTGGGCGCAACATCTTCCGTGGGCTTCTACACGATGCCCTTTATGCGGCATGTGCGACCACGGAGAAGAAGAACATCCCTGTCGCAGCTCATTGTCAACTGCGCCATTGTTCTCATTCTCAGCTCAGCCCTTCCACTTTTATCCCGAATTCTTG GAATATCAAATTTTGATCTTCTCGGGGATTTTGGGGAGATTGAGTGGTTGGGCAATTTCCAAATTGTTTTCCTGTACAATTTGGTCTTTGGCACAGCCACAACACTCTGCATTGTCAACAAATTCACAGCAACAGTTCGACGGGAGTTGTGTGCACGGTTAGTGGAAAATTATCTGCTCGTTATCAATTACATCTCAGTCATTAATTGA
- the LOC129794097 gene encoding protein Lilipod isoform X2 codes for MHLREEIMDEDETAEDHVNFHNTVREHTIFLLLFMLLYLGSYALIGRFRRRDREDLFSSDDDELTVYRISLWMCTFSLAIAIGAALLLPLSIASNEVLTLYPNSYYVKWLNSSLIQGLWNHVFLFSNLSLFVLLPFSYLFAESAGFLGHHKGIISRAYETFTVFSLLAFVVLGLTYVISALIDPEKSSLQTLLNLGSYHLPFLYSCVSFLGVLLLLVCTPLGFVRLFGVVGQVLVKPHLLRDVNDEYHAFNFEEASVRRKLATTSSSYADAAPYDPLKVHSNAEGLYQRRINGSSTNGQQLHDEVVLNERLREIESDQRELDKLRSSSAFQRNFVYPIAMILLLFLTGITVLLVCTNTLELLIGIKALPLSTRQFTLGISSLSKLGPLGAALEVCIIFYLGATSSVGFYTMPFMRHVRPRRRRTSLSQLIVNCAIVLILSSALPLLSRILGISNFDLLGDFGEIEWLGNFQIVFLYNLVFGTATTLCIVNKFTATVRRELCARLKSLFGL; via the exons ATGCATCTCCGGGAAGAAATAATGGATGAGGATGAAACAGCTGAAGATCATGTTAATTTCCACAACACAGTTCGAGAACATACG ATTTTCCTCTTGCTCTTCATGCTGCTCTATTTGGGCTCGTATGCACTCATTGGGCGCTTCAGGAGACGCGACAGAGAAGACTTGTTCTCGTCAGATGACGATGAACTCACAGTTTATCGCATAag tctGTGGATGTGTACATTTTCACTGGCAATCGCCATTGGAGCTGCCCTCCTTCTACCACTATCAATTGCAAGCAATGAAGTGCTAACACTTTATCCAAATAGCTACTATGTAAAGTGGCTCAATAGTTCCCTTATTCAGGGGCTGTGGAATCATGTGTTCCTCTTCTCAAATCTCTCACTTTTCGTCTTGCTGCCATTCTCATATTTATTTGCCGAATCTGCGGGCTTTCTGGGTCACCATAAAGGCATAATTTCACGTGCTTACGAGACATTCACCGTTTTCTCGCTACTCGCGTTTGTTGTGCTGGGGCTCACCTACGTCATATCGGCGCTCATCGATCCAGAAAAGAGTAGCCTACAGACACTTCTCA aTTTAGGAAGCTATCATTTGCCATTTCTGTATTCATGCGTGTCATTCTTGGGTGTTTTACTTCTTCttg TATGCACCCCATTGGGATTTGTACGACTATTTGGGGTCGTAGGGCAGGTTCTGGTGAAGCCCCATCTCCTGCGTGACGTGAATGATGAGTATCATGCGTTTAATTTCGAAGAGGCCAGCGTACGGCGAAAGCTCGCAACGACGAGCAGCAGCTACGCAGATGCCGCACCCTATGACCCACTGAAGGTACACTCAAATGCCGAAGGGCTGTACCAGAGACGGATCAATGGGAGCAGCACGAATGGGCAGCAACTCCACGATGAGGTGGTGCTCAATGAAAGACTGAGAGAGATTGAGTCTGATCAGCGAGAGCTGGACAAATTGCGATCATCGTCGGCATTCCAGAGGAACTTTGTCTACCCCATTGCCATGATATTGCTCCTCTTTCTCACGGGCATCACGGTATTGTTGGTGTGTACGAATACCCTTGAGCTCCTAATTGGGATTAAAGCCCTACCCCTGAGTACGCGTCAATTCACCCTCGGCATTTCATCGCTGTCGAAACTTGGACCACTTGGGGCTGCTCTGGAGGTCTGCATCATCTTCTACTTGGGCGCAACATCTTCCGTGGGCTTCTACACGATGCCCTTTATGCGGCATGTGCGACCACGGAGAAGAAGAACATCCCTGTCGCAGCTCATTGTCAACTGCGCCATTGTTCTCATTCTCAGCTCAGCCCTTCCACTTTTATCCCGAATTCTTG GAATATCAAATTTTGATCTTCTCGGGGATTTTGGGGAGATTGAGTGGTTGGGCAATTTCCAAATTGTTTTCCTGTACAATTTGGTCTTTGGCACAGCCACAACACTCTGCATTGTCAACAAATTCACAGCAACAGTTCGACGGGAGTTGTGTGCACG ATTGAAATCATTATTTGGTCTTTAA
- the LOC129794153 gene encoding tetratricopeptide repeat protein 12-like, with product MAKARDEEIRDFESKVDEVMNILKFMSSNDRKDQQVGISMADRYLGNDKKHLESVNIENFIVKVKEDRTVINSTPNEETSAIAQDKHAFMASMEKDAARRYAERKERESIAQNLRKLGNVAFRKEEYDKAISMYSKAIDQVRDSPILYNNRALCYMRVGLYKRAIIDCDFVINKLDEKNLRSWLYRAKSYYFLGEMRNYEKSISEAKKSNPKDLEFIEDVVKNIQDNEKIED from the exons atggcaaaagcTCGAGATGAAGAAATTCGTGATTTTGAATCGAAAGTCGATGAAGTGATGAATATTCTCAAATTCATGTCAAGCAATGATCGCAAAGATCAACAAGTTGGAATCTCCATGGCGGATCG atatttggGGAATGATAAGAAGCACCTGGAGAGTgttaacattgaaaatttcattgttaAAGTCAAGGAGGATCGAACGGTCATAAATAGCACGCCAAAT GAAGAAACATCGGCAATTGCTCAGGATAAGCACGCATTTATGGCTTCCATGGAGAAAGACGCCGCAAGGCGATATGCAGAGCGCAAAGAACGCGAATCAATTGCACAGAATCTACGAAAGCTCGGCAATGTGGCTTTTAGGAAGGAGGAATACGATAAAGCCATCAGTATGTACTCAAAGGCAATTGACCAGGTCAGAGATAGCCCAATTCTCTACAATAATCGTGCTCTCTGCTACATGAG AGTTGGCCTGTACAAGCGTGCAATAATTGATTGTGACTTTGTCATCAATAAATTGGATGAGAAGAATTTACGGTCGTGGCTCTATCGGGCAAAAAGCTACTATTTCCTCGgtgaaatgagaaattatGAGAAGAGTATCTCGGAGGCGAAGAAAAGTAACCCCAAGGATCTCGAATTCATTGAGGATGtcgtgaaaaatattcaggataatgagaaaattgaggactaa
- the LOC129794076 gene encoding uncharacterized protein LOC129794076 isoform X1 yields the protein MSSSVSSNNGRKVRFTLPGQEFVFDPPKIVSPRNKVIHGTRQYINGTLQSTKFGTVPEPANPKRELQPLPPREPLPEPKPVQKTKLRIELPPQASTKPDSVRHKLIVGLDSLKIDPGVGKKTDPIAERLTKLSIVTPKFVAKEPVRQSREFPDIHHKFTSLETLTPVRVGGIQVRDHLKDTARDTGGTAKIPGSEDLQRFPRRQVNSAVRSVKITQKVSRQSVIASHQVSPLKNRQGKGAPNKSFQIIDTRFPGYNLQSTNFNSNTDNLKNRPSLPTVEVTGISPRQTDCEELNGGNLGVNVECNRKLLRVPELSDISENIYDSSVAGSGLKSGNEPSLSHRENVAQFWDFVQRWRGIRLKKFSNLNRQSSAVSVQRSVKTVEKRAQVTSRLRTLRMNLEQVPMVSTLLRAARDANELLLKEALRDILINGVTKEDLNSTDKSGRTAISYICSTNLTHFLDIFLQLPGIDINKPDNEGNTPLHFAAQAGQVDVVNMLLSRSRSIVVDAKNNLGFTPLMKAALQGRTKCAKLLLFAGASPVETDSGRGMRPEQWAKFCGRYSCAEMIEKCARSRLLEKTSSCKWSNDSLALDKPAVSRSRTNPSQQQSGGIRSKFRKVFPFTLSFRDKQFKEDPSAGTEIVQYLSAAALCASGPVVLPANGNSKIIKSIIRPLEVPKLEVTLANNMSLIRKYENSSFSEDTESVESAAHQPPTPRGKK from the exons ATGAGCAGTTCTGTGTCATCGAATAACGGAAGAAAAGTGCGTTTTACCCTTCCTGGTCAGGAATTTGTATTTGATCCACCAAAAATTGTTTCACCACGTAACAAAGTCATCCACGGCACGCGGCAGTACATCAACGGTACACTTCAGTCCACGAAATTTGGCACTGTGCCCGAACCTGCGAATCCCAAGAGGGAACTACAGCCACTTCCACCACGAGAACCTCTGCCAGAACCAAAACCCGTCCAGAAGACTAAGCTGCGAATTGAATTACCCCCACAAGCATCGACAAAACCCGATTCAGTGAGGCATAAGCTAATTGTGGGACTCGATAGTCTCAAGATTGATCCTGGAGTTGGCAAGAAAACAGACCCCATTGCTGAGAGATTGACCAAATTAAGTATTGTTACGCCAAAATTCGTTGCAAAGGAACCCGTGAGGCAGTCGAGAGAATTTCCAGATATTCATCATAAATTCACAAGCTTAGAGACACTCACACCCGTTCGTGTGGGTGGAATTCAAGTGCGTGATCATCTAAAGGACACCGCAAGGGATACAGGGGGAACTGCAAAAATTCCCGGAAGTGAGGATTTACAGAGATTCCCCCGGAGGCAGGTGAATTCTGCCGTGAGATCTGtgaaaatcacacaaaaagtCTCGAGGCAGAGTGTTATAGCTTCCCATCAGGTATCACCGTTGAAGAATAGACAGGGCAAGGGTGCCCCTAATAAATCTTTCCAAATCATCGATACACGATTCCCGGGATATAATTTACAATCaacaaatttcaattcaaatacGGACAATTTGAAAAATCGCCCAAGTCTACCCACTGTGGAGGTCACGGGGATTTCGCCACGGCAGACGGATTGTGAGGAATTGAATGGAGGGAATTTGGGTGTGAATGTGGAGTGCAACAGGAAATTACTGCGTGTACCTGAATTGAGTGATATATCGGAAAATATCTACGATTCATCTGTGGCGGGAAGTGGTTTGAAGAGTGGGAATGAACCATCTCTGAGCCACCGTGAGAACGTGGCTCAATTCTGGGATTTTGTGCAGAGATGGCGGGGTATACgactgaagaaattttccaatttaaatcGCCAGTCGTCGGCAGTTTCTGTTCAGCGCTCAGTTAAAACGGTCGAAAAGAG AGCTCAAGTGACGTCACGTCTGAGAACACTTAGGATGAATTTGGAGCAAGTGCCAATGGTTAGCACACTCCTCAGAGCGGCCAGAGATGCTAATGAGCTCCTACTAAAGGAGGCTCTCCGGGATATTCTGATAAATGGCGTCACCAAGGAGGATCTCAATTCAACTGATAAGAGTGGCAGG ACAGCCATCTCCTACATATGCTCAACAAATTTGACAcattttttggatattttccttcaattgcCTGGAATTGATATCAATAAGCCCGACAATGAAGGGAATACTCCACTACATTTTGCAGCACAAGCTG GTCAAGTCGACGTGGTGAACATGCTGTTGTCAAGAAGTCGCAGTATTGTTGTGGATGCAAAGAACAACTTGGGTTTCACACCACTCATGAAGGCTGCCCTTCAGGGTCGTACAAAATGTGCAAAGCTCCTGCTCTTTGCTG GAGCTTCACCTGTTGAAACGGATTCCGGACGGGGTATGCGACCGGAGCAATGGGCAAAATTCTGCGGGAGGTACTCGTGCGCAGAGATGATTGAGAAGTGCGCCAGATCGCGTCTGCTGGAAAAGACAAGCTCCTGTAAGTGGTCAAATGACTCACTAGCTTTGGACAAACCTGCCGTCTCCCGAAGTAGAACAAATCCCAGTCAGCAACAAAGTGGTG GAATTCGTTCAAAGTTCCGCAAAGTCTTTCCATTTACCCTCTCATTTCGTGATAAGCAGTTCAAGGAAGATCCGAGTGCGGGAACGGAGATTGTGCAGTATCTCTCAGCGGCAGCTCTCTGTGCCAGTGGTCCAGTTGTTCTTCCGGCAAATGGTAATTCAAAGATCATCAAAAGCATCATAAGACCACTAGAAGTGCCAAa ATTGGAGGTGACTTTGGCCAATAATATGTCgctaataagaaaatatgagAATTCAAGCTTCTCCGAAGATACGGAATCCGTTGAGAGTGCAGCTCATCAACCGCCAACGCCACGTGGGAAGAAGTGA